A genomic segment from Streptomyces sp. NBC_01233 encodes:
- a CDS encoding ABC transporter ATP-binding protein, producing the protein MADTDALISLDGVEKVFDVRRRVSLMRREKRRVRAVDGISFEVARGEMVGYIGPNGAGKSTTIKMLTGILTPSGGRLRVAGIDPSRERMRLAHRIGVVFGQRTTLWWDLPLKDSYGLMRRMYRIPAARFAENLERCVDRLDLAELLDVPVRQLSLGQRMRGDIAAALLHDPEVLYLDEPTIGLDVVSKAKVRGFLRQLNEELGTTVLLTTHDLQDIEQLCERVMVIDHGRLMYDGALDGLHAAGSAGSAGESERTLVVDLERELAPIEVAGARVVKVEGPRQWLAFPAGTSAAPLVAAVAAEYPLVDLSVREPDIEDVIARMYAGRG; encoded by the coding sequence GTGGCTGACACGGATGCGCTGATCTCGCTGGACGGGGTCGAGAAGGTCTTCGACGTACGGCGCCGGGTGAGCCTGATGCGCCGGGAGAAACGCCGGGTGAGGGCGGTGGACGGGATCAGCTTCGAGGTCGCCCGGGGCGAGATGGTCGGCTACATCGGGCCCAACGGCGCCGGCAAGTCGACCACGATCAAGATGCTGACCGGCATCCTGACCCCGAGCGGCGGCCGGCTGCGGGTCGCGGGCATCGACCCGTCGCGGGAGCGGATGCGCCTCGCGCACCGGATCGGGGTGGTCTTCGGGCAGCGCACCACGCTGTGGTGGGACCTGCCGCTGAAGGACTCGTACGGGCTGATGCGGCGGATGTACCGGATCCCGGCGGCGCGGTTCGCGGAGAACCTGGAGCGCTGCGTGGACCGGCTGGACCTGGCCGAGCTGCTCGACGTACCGGTACGGCAGCTGTCGCTCGGGCAGCGGATGCGCGGGGACATCGCGGCGGCGCTGCTGCACGATCCGGAGGTGCTGTACCTGGACGAGCCGACGATCGGGCTCGACGTGGTGAGCAAGGCGAAGGTACGGGGCTTCCTGCGGCAGTTGAACGAGGAGCTCGGGACGACGGTGCTGCTGACCACCCACGACCTCCAGGACATCGAGCAGCTCTGCGAGCGGGTGATGGTGATCGACCACGGGCGGCTGATGTACGACGGGGCACTGGACGGTCTGCACGCGGCGGGCTCGGCGGGCTCGGCGGGGGAGAGCGAGCGGACCCTGGTGGTGGACCTGGAGCGGGAACTCGCGCCGATCGAGGTGGCGGGTGCGCGGGTGGTGAAGGTGGAGGGGCCGCGGCAGTGGCTGGCGTTCCCGGCGGGGACGTCGGCGGCCCCGCTGGTGGCGGCGGTGGCGGCGGAGTACCCGCTGGTGGACCTGTCGGTGCGGGAGCCGGACATCGAGGACGTGATCGCGCGCATGTACGCGGGCCGCGGCTGA
- a CDS encoding ABC transporter permease, whose product MWIRSTMTYRASFALSAFGNAAITLLDFVAIFIMFSHVDVLGGFTLPEIALLYGSCSASLGLADLLMGNTDRIGARIRDGSLDTMLVRPVPVLAQVAADRFALRRLGRVMQGLGVLGWALWTLEVDWTAGKVLMVPVMIVAGAAIFAAVMVTGAAFQFVAGDAAEVQNSFTYGGCTMLQYPPTVFGKDLLRGVTFIVPLAFVNWLPALHVLGRPDPLGLPGWVAYLSPLVAFLVFLPASLAWRAGVRSYRSTGS is encoded by the coding sequence ATGTGGATCCGGTCGACGATGACGTACCGGGCGTCCTTCGCACTGTCCGCCTTCGGGAACGCGGCGATCACCCTGCTCGACTTCGTCGCGATCTTCATCATGTTCTCCCACGTGGACGTCCTCGGCGGCTTCACGTTGCCCGAGATCGCCCTCTTGTACGGGTCCTGCTCGGCCTCCCTGGGCCTGGCGGACCTGCTGATGGGGAACACCGACCGGATCGGTGCCCGGATCCGGGACGGCTCGCTGGACACGATGCTGGTGCGTCCGGTCCCGGTGCTCGCACAGGTGGCGGCGGACCGGTTCGCGCTGCGCCGGCTGGGCCGGGTCATGCAGGGGCTCGGGGTGCTGGGCTGGGCGCTCTGGACCCTGGAGGTGGACTGGACGGCCGGGAAGGTGCTGATGGTGCCCGTGATGATCGTGGCCGGGGCGGCGATCTTCGCGGCGGTGATGGTGACCGGGGCGGCCTTCCAGTTCGTCGCCGGGGACGCGGCGGAGGTGCAGAACTCCTTCACCTACGGCGGCTGCACGATGCTGCAGTACCCGCCGACGGTCTTCGGGAAGGACCTGCTGCGCGGGGTCACCTTCATCGTGCCGCTCGCCTTCGTCAACTGGCTGCCCGCGCTGCACGTCCTGGGGCGGCCCGATCCGCTGGGACTGCCCGGGTGGGTCGCGTACCTGAGCCCGCTGGTCGCCTTCCTGGTGTTCCTGCCCGCGTCGCTGGCGTGGCGCGCGGGAGTCCGTTCGTACCGAAGCACGGGGAGCTAG
- a CDS encoding ABC transporter permease, translating into MRLYLAVAAGGFRRYATYGTATAAGVFTNTTFGFIVAYTYIALWDERPGLGGYGQAQALTFVWVSQSLLAAGALIGGGFQEEIQERVRTGDIAVDLYRPADLQMWWLAADMGRAGFQLLGRGLVPLVAGALAFRLALPTDPLRWLLFLLSVALGLVVSFAVRYLLGLLAFWLMDGSGINMMATVVSIFFSGMLLPLTVFPGDFGEFVRVLPWAAMLQVPMDVLLGKHAGAGGAAGALGFQAGWALVLLGAGRLLQSAATRKVVVQGG; encoded by the coding sequence GTGCGTCTCTACCTGGCGGTCGCGGCAGGGGGATTCAGGCGGTACGCCACCTACGGGACGGCGACCGCGGCCGGGGTGTTCACCAACACCACGTTCGGATTCATCGTCGCGTACACGTACATCGCGCTGTGGGACGAGCGTCCGGGGCTCGGCGGCTACGGCCAGGCGCAGGCCCTGACCTTCGTGTGGGTGAGCCAGTCGCTGCTCGCCGCAGGGGCGTTGATCGGTGGCGGCTTCCAGGAGGAGATCCAGGAGCGGGTGCGCACGGGCGACATCGCCGTCGACCTGTACCGGCCGGCGGACCTTCAGATGTGGTGGCTCGCGGCCGACATGGGCCGGGCGGGCTTCCAGCTGCTGGGGCGCGGGCTGGTCCCGCTGGTGGCGGGGGCGCTGGCGTTCCGGTTGGCGCTGCCCACCGATCCGCTGCGCTGGCTGCTGTTCCTGCTCTCCGTCGCGCTCGGACTGGTGGTGAGCTTCGCGGTGCGCTACCTGCTGGGGCTGCTCGCCTTCTGGCTGATGGACGGGTCCGGGATCAACATGATGGCCACCGTCGTCTCGATCTTCTTCTCCGGGATGCTGCTGCCGCTGACCGTCTTCCCGGGCGACTTCGGCGAGTTCGTGCGCGTCCTGCCGTGGGCGGCGATGCTGCAGGTTCCGATGGACGTCCTGCTGGGCAAGCACGCGGGGGCCGGGGGCGCGGCCGGGGCGCTGGGGTTCCAGGCCGGGTGGGCGCTCGTACTGCTGGGCGCCGGGCGGCTGCTGCAGTCGGCGGCGACGCGGAAGGTGGTGGTCCAGGGTGGCTGA
- a CDS encoding transglycosylase domain-containing protein, which yields MSDQSPPPGWTPRDPDTPPEARRPRANQRPRQQPGDRQPEDRQQRQSEPQPRPPAPGKKPRRKRTGWRRLIPTWRMVLGAVLLLALLVGGALVAGYLLVDIPPANAAATAQSNVYLYSDGSQIARDGEVNRVNVPLSQIPRTVQEAVLAAEDRDFYAERAVDPKAMLRAAWNTATGKGTQSGSTITQQYVKNYYLGQEQTIKRKVKEFFIAIKLGREKSKDYILEGYLNTSYFGRNAYGIQAAAQAYYGKDVSNLTTAEGAYLATLLNSPSAFDVVAHPQSRPRALARWNYVLDGMVKKGWLSETERAATQFPEPGKVRAAAGLSGQRGYLVEAIKDYIVENKILDDKTLAEGGYRITSTIDKRRQNAFVAAVDEQMVGKLDPEKRKADRLVRAGGVSIDPATGKVVAMYGGIDYTKQYVNNATRHDYQVASTFKPFVFASAVENDSRTQDGRRITPNTVYNGDNRRPVVGGRIRFNPENEGRVSYGNITVNTATDLSVNAVYAQMAVDVGTSKVKQTAIDLGIPADTPNFVPGPAMALGTMQASVLDMTQAYATLADHGRRTPYTFLEKITKGGDTIGLPERTPTQAISREAADTTTSMLVSVVDNGTGTAALAAGHPAAGKTGTGELDRSAWFAAYTPNLVTVVSMMGQDPDTGTLQSLYGALGEARIGGGGYPARIWAAYTKTALEATDPVDFDLELQPGAAQPPPPSPESNPPQETPEDEFTPRPPVRPSPPTGGQTQGGRDNGGQNQGGRNNGGQNQGGQDNGGQDNGGQTQGGQNNAGQDNGGQTQGGQDNGGTTQGTQGTTGTQGADGGPAEGLRPPPSAFLE from the coding sequence ATGAGCGACCAGTCACCACCCCCGGGCTGGACCCCTCGCGACCCGGACACCCCGCCCGAAGCACGGAGACCACGGGCGAACCAGCGGCCCCGGCAGCAACCCGGGGACCGGCAACCGGAGGACCGGCAGCAACGTCAGTCCGAGCCGCAACCCCGCCCGCCCGCACCGGGGAAGAAGCCCCGCCGCAAGCGGACCGGCTGGCGCCGCCTCATCCCCACCTGGCGCATGGTCCTGGGTGCCGTCCTGCTCCTGGCCCTGCTCGTCGGCGGCGCCCTCGTCGCCGGCTACCTGCTGGTCGACATCCCGCCGGCCAACGCCGCCGCCACCGCCCAGTCCAACGTCTACCTCTACTCCGACGGCTCCCAGATCGCCCGCGACGGCGAGGTCAACCGCGTCAACGTGCCGCTCTCCCAGATCCCGCGGACCGTGCAGGAGGCCGTACTGGCCGCCGAGGACCGGGACTTCTACGCCGAACGGGCGGTGGACCCCAAGGCGATGCTCCGCGCCGCCTGGAACACCGCGACCGGCAAGGGCACCCAGTCCGGCTCCACCATCACCCAGCAGTACGTCAAGAACTACTACCTGGGCCAGGAACAGACGATCAAACGCAAGGTCAAAGAGTTCTTCATCGCGATCAAACTCGGCCGCGAGAAGTCGAAGGACTACATCCTCGAGGGCTACCTGAACACCAGCTACTTCGGCCGCAACGCCTACGGCATCCAGGCCGCCGCCCAGGCCTACTACGGCAAGGACGTCAGCAACCTCACCACCGCCGAGGGCGCCTACCTCGCCACCCTCCTCAACTCCCCCAGCGCCTTCGACGTGGTCGCCCACCCCCAGAGCCGCCCCCGCGCACTCGCCCGCTGGAACTACGTGCTCGACGGCATGGTCAAGAAGGGCTGGCTGTCCGAGACCGAGCGCGCCGCGACGCAGTTCCCCGAGCCCGGCAAGGTCCGCGCGGCCGCGGGCCTGTCCGGCCAGCGCGGCTACCTCGTGGAGGCGATCAAGGACTACATCGTCGAGAACAAGATCCTCGACGACAAGACCCTCGCCGAGGGCGGCTACCGCATCACCTCCACCATCGACAAGCGCCGTCAGAACGCCTTCGTCGCCGCCGTCGACGAGCAGATGGTCGGCAAACTCGACCCCGAAAAGCGCAAGGCGGACCGGCTGGTGCGGGCCGGCGGGGTCTCCATCGACCCGGCCACCGGCAAGGTCGTCGCCATGTACGGCGGCATCGACTACACCAAGCAGTACGTCAACAACGCGACCCGGCACGACTACCAGGTCGCCTCCACCTTCAAGCCGTTCGTCTTCGCGTCCGCGGTCGAGAACGACTCCCGCACCCAGGACGGCCGCCGGATCACCCCGAACACCGTCTACAACGGCGACAACAGGCGCCCGGTCGTCGGCGGCCGGATCCGCTTCAACCCCGAGAACGAGGGCCGGGTCTCGTACGGGAACATCACCGTCAACACGGCCACCGACCTCTCCGTCAACGCCGTCTACGCACAGATGGCGGTCGACGTCGGCACCAGCAAGGTCAAGCAGACCGCCATCGACCTCGGCATCCCCGCGGACACCCCGAACTTCGTTCCGGGCCCCGCCATGGCGCTCGGCACGATGCAGGCCAGCGTCCTGGACATGACCCAGGCCTACGCGACCCTCGCCGACCACGGCCGCCGCACCCCGTACACCTTCCTGGAGAAGATCACCAAGGGCGGCGACACGATCGGCCTGCCCGAGCGCACCCCCACCCAGGCCATCAGCCGCGAAGCCGCCGACACCACCACCTCCATGCTGGTCAGCGTCGTGGACAACGGCACCGGTACGGCGGCCCTGGCCGCCGGCCACCCGGCCGCCGGCAAGACCGGCACCGGCGAACTGGACCGCTCGGCCTGGTTCGCGGCCTACACCCCGAACCTCGTCACGGTCGTCTCGATGATGGGCCAGGACCCGGACACCGGGACCCTGCAGTCGCTCTACGGCGCCCTCGGCGAGGCCCGTATCGGCGGTGGCGGCTACCCGGCCCGGATCTGGGCCGCGTACACGAAGACCGCCCTGGAGGCCACCGACCCCGTCGACTTCGACCTGGAACTCCAGCCGGGCGCGGCGCAGCCCCCGCCCCCCTCCCCGGAATCCAACCCTCCGCAGGAGACGCCGGAGGACGAGTTCACGCCGAGGCCTCCGGTACGGCCGAGCCCGCCGACGGGCGGACAGACCCAGGGCGGCCGCGACAACGGAGGCCAGAACCAAGGGGGTCGCAACAACGGCGGCCAGAACCAGGGAGGACAGGACAACGGCGGCCAGGACAACGGCGGCCAGACGCAGGGCGGTCAGAACAACGCGGGCCAGGACAACGGCGGCCAGACGCAGGGCGGGCAGGACAACGGCGGCACCACCCAGGGCACCCAGGGGACGACGGGCACCCAGGGCGCCGACGGCGGGCCGGCCGAAGGCCTGCGCCCTCCACCGTCGGCGTTCCTCGAATGA
- a CDS encoding DMT family transporter, with translation MAWVLLVVAGVIEVGWSIGMKFTEGFTRLWPSVFTGAGIVASMVLLSYAAKTLPIGTAYGVWVGIGAAGAAVLGMAVLGEPVTASRIFFICLLLVAVVGLKVTSGH, from the coding sequence ATGGCCTGGGTTCTTCTTGTTGTCGCCGGTGTGATCGAAGTCGGCTGGTCGATCGGCATGAAATTCACCGAGGGCTTCACCCGGCTCTGGCCCAGTGTGTTCACGGGCGCCGGGATCGTCGCCAGCATGGTGCTGCTGTCCTACGCCGCGAAGACCCTGCCCATCGGTACCGCGTACGGGGTGTGGGTGGGCATCGGCGCCGCCGGCGCGGCCGTGCTCGGCATGGCGGTGCTGGGCGAGCCCGTCACCGCCTCCCGGATCTTCTTCATCTGTCTGCTGCTGGTCGCCGTGGTGGGGCTGAAGGTGACTTCCGGTCACTGA
- a CDS encoding GroES family chaperonin → MSENTTHDKLPIRMLHDRVLVKSDLPEGERRSGGGILIPATAAVGKRLAWAEVVAVGQNVRTVEPGDRVLYDPEDRAEVEVRGATYVLMRERDLHAVAAERLEGSEDSTGLYL, encoded by the coding sequence GTGAGCGAGAACACCACCCACGACAAGCTGCCCATCCGCATGCTGCACGACCGCGTGCTCGTGAAGTCCGACCTGCCGGAGGGCGAGCGCCGCTCGGGCGGCGGCATCCTGATTCCGGCGACGGCCGCGGTGGGCAAGCGGCTGGCCTGGGCCGAGGTGGTCGCGGTCGGGCAGAACGTACGGACGGTCGAGCCCGGGGACCGGGTCCTGTACGACCCCGAGGACCGTGCCGAGGTCGAGGTGCGGGGTGCGACGTACGTGCTGATGCGCGAGCGGGACCTGCACGCCGTGGCCGCGGAGCGGCTGGAGGGGTCGGAGGACTCCACCGGGCTCTACCTCTAG
- a CDS encoding DUF3618 domain-containing protein, with translation MPEARTPAQIEADIVRRREQLAETLDEIGVRVHPKTIIGDARARVVSTVDHTAGRAFATVNRVLTDLRDGLRHDDGTPRPERIVPVALLAVGVVGVVVLSARRRRA, from the coding sequence GTGCCCGAAGCCAGGACTCCCGCACAGATCGAAGCGGACATCGTCCGCCGCCGCGAGCAGCTCGCCGAGACGCTCGACGAGATCGGCGTGCGCGTGCACCCGAAGACGATCATCGGGGACGCGCGGGCCCGGGTCGTCTCGACCGTCGACCACACGGCCGGGCGGGCCTTCGCCACGGTGAACCGCGTCTTGACGGACCTGCGGGACGGCCTGCGCCACGACGACGGGACTCCGCGCCCCGAGCGGATCGTGCCGGTCGCCCTGCTCGCGGTGGGTGTGGTCGGTGTGGTTGTCCTGTCGGCACGACGCAGGCGCGCGTGA
- the bcp gene encoding thioredoxin-dependent thiol peroxidase: MSERLQPGDTAPAFTLPDADGNEVSLADHKGRKVIVYFYPAALTPGCTKQACDFTDNLDVLATAGYDVIGVSPDKPEKLAKFREKEHLKVTLVGDPEKEILTAYGAYGEKKLYGKTVTGVIRSTVVVDEAGKVEHAFYNVKATGHVAKIIKDLGI; this comes from the coding sequence ATGAGCGAGCGACTCCAGCCGGGCGACACCGCCCCCGCCTTCACCCTGCCCGACGCGGACGGCAACGAGGTCTCGCTCGCCGACCACAAGGGCCGCAAGGTGATCGTGTACTTCTACCCGGCCGCCCTGACCCCGGGCTGCACCAAGCAGGCCTGCGACTTCACGGACAACCTGGACGTCCTGGCCACGGCCGGCTACGACGTCATCGGCGTCTCCCCGGACAAGCCGGAGAAGCTCGCGAAGTTCCGCGAGAAGGAGCACCTGAAGGTCACCCTGGTCGGCGACCCGGAGAAGGAGATCCTGACGGCGTACGGCGCGTACGGCGAGAAGAAGCTGTACGGCAAGACGGTCACCGGAGTCATCCGCTCCACGGTGGTCGTCGACGAGGCGGGCAAGGTCGAGCACGCCTTCTACAACGTCAAGGCCACGGGCCACGTAGCCAAGATCATCAAGGACCTGGGCATCTGA
- a CDS encoding HNH endonuclease — protein sequence MAVRYTRELLEAAARETNNWDDAVRWCGGTPTSGSRRYLRAKMREAEIDCSHFPTKWARHTEERLRELAAESTSISEVVSRLGISNVGGNQTHIARRIAALGIGTSHFLTTRGRPKGSLGPALSLRDPQDGRVPGERLRRELLKVGVPEECAECGAGTVWNGKPLRHEVDHISGEWWDNRRENLRILCPNCHAATDTYRGRKARRAA from the coding sequence ATGGCGGTCCGATACACGCGAGAGCTGCTGGAAGCCGCGGCCCGCGAGACGAACAACTGGGACGACGCAGTCCGATGGTGCGGCGGCACGCCGACCAGCGGCAGCAGGCGCTATCTGCGGGCGAAGATGCGGGAAGCGGAGATCGACTGTTCCCACTTCCCCACGAAATGGGCCCGGCACACGGAGGAGCGGCTCCGGGAGCTGGCGGCCGAATCCACGTCCATCTCGGAGGTGGTCAGCCGACTCGGTATCAGCAACGTCGGCGGTAACCAGACACACATCGCGCGGCGGATCGCGGCTCTCGGCATCGGCACATCGCATTTCCTCACCACCCGGGGGCGCCCCAAGGGCTCTCTGGGGCCTGCGCTCTCACTCAGGGACCCGCAGGACGGCCGAGTCCCCGGCGAGCGCTTGCGACGAGAGCTGCTGAAAGTCGGCGTTCCCGAGGAATGCGCCGAGTGCGGCGCTGGCACGGTATGGAACGGCAAACCACTCCGACACGAGGTCGATCACATCAGTGGCGAGTGGTGGGACAACCGGCGGGAAAACCTCCGGATCCTGTGCCCCAACTGCCATGCGGCTACGGACACGTACCGCGGCCGCAAGGCGAGGAGGGCGGCATGA